Proteins encoded in a region of the Candidatus Equadaptatus faecalis genome:
- a CDS encoding glycosyltransferase has protein sequence MKSIAVFYASEGTGHRTAAENLAERFKLDNPDGQSLCADILDCVPKLLHAGLSNYYLWTVRWWPWLWGKSYWGSDKPGVTKFCCDLAHKLLCKMYISKAERRVREMNAEAVFFTHYFGAEHFAKRNPDIPVFFVNTDYETHIFQRSDIYAASFVPSRTALGQYAKENIENVYNSGIPVAAKFETAPSKETAREKLGIDKNRRVILVSGGGIGAGSIEKIAASLAKRKDRLTVVICGNNKSLRKKLEKIYKADENVRIEGYVDNIEEFYRAADLGIIKPGGLTLAETLACGLPLLIMDPVPGQEECNLRCVCSEGAALKLDNAEKAAETAELILNNPQKLAALTKNAKRIARPDAAREILQTAERIIK, from the coding sequence ATGAAAAGTATCGCAGTTTTTTACGCTTCGGAAGGCACGGGACACCGTACGGCGGCTGAAAACCTCGCCGAACGGTTCAAACTTGACAATCCTGACGGACAGTCACTCTGCGCCGATATTCTTGACTGCGTGCCCAAGCTGCTTCATGCAGGACTTTCAAACTACTATCTATGGACGGTGCGCTGGTGGCCGTGGCTTTGGGGAAAATCGTACTGGGGCTCGGACAAACCCGGCGTTACAAAATTCTGCTGCGATTTGGCGCACAAACTTCTCTGCAAAATGTACATCTCAAAAGCCGAACGCCGCGTTCGCGAAATGAACGCGGAAGCCGTCTTCTTCACCCACTACTTCGGAGCGGAGCATTTTGCAAAAAGAAATCCTGACATACCCGTATTTTTCGTCAACACCGACTATGAAACCCACATATTCCAGAGGTCGGACATATACGCGGCAAGCTTCGTGCCGAGCCGTACGGCGCTCGGACAGTACGCGAAAGAAAACATAGAAAACGTGTACAACAGCGGAATACCCGTTGCTGCAAAATTTGAAACCGCGCCATCAAAAGAAACCGCGCGGGAAAAACTCGGCATTGACAAAAACAGGCGCGTCATACTTGTAAGCGGCGGCGGAATAGGCGCCGGAAGCATAGAAAAAATCGCCGCGTCTCTTGCAAAACGCAAAGACCGGCTGACGGTTGTAATCTGCGGAAACAACAAAAGCCTGAGAAAAAAACTTGAAAAAATCTACAAAGCCGATGAAAACGTGCGGATTGAAGGCTATGTGGACAACATAGAAGAATTTTACCGCGCGGCAGACCTCGGAATAATCAAGCCGGGAGGTCTGACGCTTGCGGAAACACTTGCCTGCGGACTGCCTCTGCTGATCATGGACCCCGTTCCGGGACAGGAGGAATGCAACCTCCGCTGTGTATGCAGCGAAGGCGCGGCTTTAAAGCTTGACAACGCGGAAAAAGCCGCGGAAACTGCGGAACTGATACTGAACAACCCTCAAAAACTAGCGGCGCTGACCAAAAACGCAAAAAGAATAGCCCGTCCGGACGCGGCACGCGAAATTCTGCAAACTGCCGAACGGATTATAAAATAA
- a CDS encoding YadA-like family protein, with protein sequence ANSTAMGYGTTSSGNYSTSMGYGTTAEGEYSTSMGYGTTASGVASTAMGYNTNASGDDSTAMGQSTNASGVASTAMGCGTNASGDYSTAMGIETIANGGTSMAMGVGSNAVGESSFAGGGYYNLTDDTSTAGGSAYGRSSFAFGEGAVAGVAGDADTYAGVIALGNNAKAVHANSVALGNNAETKDKADISSATINGTTYTFGGGTTAEGVVSVGSGGHLKQIVNVANGAVTADSTDAITGAQLYVTNSNLIKSFATGTSGNITAEKVNGEVLEVAQMQDNAISGASLDGNTLKFTLKDRYTGTETPDAVNVDLSGLRTPVVLNGSMIKSFVNGKNTSIDLIPDTTEPDKVNVVIKTTDTAYFDKMTAGASFDAANRTDILPDGISIVKDSIADTAKLTSDTLRVGGKDYITPAGINANNQKITNTADGNIESGSKDAINGGQLYDYSKVKIIGSEETVLSENLNSGGGIEIAAGENIEFSTSGNKLTINATGGSGGYDAKAVHYDTDEDGNRLNSVTLKDTEDGTETAVTLHNVAAGTQDTDAVNLKQMKDAIGSGVGSRGVAYDDDTRETITLGNGTGTPAKITNLMAGEVSPTSTDAINGAQLYARDLAINANTQEIREVGAISAALAGLHFVEPSGENGDKLVGAVAYGGYRGANAEAIGLAYKPNPNMMLSASTSISNGNDSQNAYNVGFSLKFGKGETAVTRAALQKQVKYLNGEIETLKNDKAAQGELIKQLLERIEKLENK encoded by the coding sequence GTGCGAATTCCACGGCGATGGGGTATGGTACGACCTCCAGCGGCAATTATTCCACGTCGATGGGGTATGGTACGACCGCCGAAGGAGAATATTCCACGTCGATGGGGTATGGTACGACCGCCAGCGGAGTGGCTTCCACGGCGATGGGGTATAATACGAACGCCAGCGGAGACGATTCCACGGCGATGGGCCAAAGTACGAACGCCAGCGGAGTGGCTTCCACGGCGATGGGGTGTGGTACGAACGCCAGCGGCGATTATTCCACGGCGATGGGGATTGAGACGATCGCCAATGGAGGCACGTCCATGGCAATGGGAGTTGGATCAAATGCTGTTGGGGAATCTTCCTTTGCCGGCGGCGGATATTATAATTTGACCGACGATACCAGTACAGCCGGCGGCAGTGCATACGGCAGAAGTTCATTCGCATTTGGAGAAGGAGCGGTTGCCGGTGTTGCAGGAGACGCAGATACCTACGCCGGAGTAATAGCGCTTGGCAACAACGCCAAAGCGGTACATGCAAACTCAGTAGCTTTAGGCAACAATGCCGAAACAAAAGATAAAGCGGACATATCAAGCGCGACAATAAACGGCACAACCTACACATTCGGTGGAGGAACAACAGCAGAAGGCGTAGTATCGGTAGGAAGCGGCGGACATCTGAAACAAATAGTCAACGTTGCCAACGGTGCTGTTACGGCAGACTCAACCGACGCGATAACCGGTGCACAGCTTTACGTTACCAACAGCAACCTGATAAAAAGCTTTGCGACAGGAACAAGCGGTAATATTACGGCAGAAAAAGTCAACGGTGAAGTACTTGAAGTGGCGCAGATGCAAGACAACGCGATATCAGGAGCAAGCCTTGACGGAAACACACTTAAATTTACGCTCAAAGACCGCTACACGGGAACAGAAACTCCGGACGCGGTGAACGTTGACCTGAGCGGACTTCGCACGCCTGTGGTACTTAACGGAAGTATGATAAAAAGCTTTGTTAACGGCAAAAACACATCGATTGACCTTATTCCGGACACGACAGAACCTGATAAAGTCAACGTAGTCATAAAAACCACAGACACAGCGTACTTTGACAAAATGACGGCAGGGGCGTCATTTGACGCGGCAAACAGAACAGACATACTGCCAGACGGAATATCAATAGTCAAAGACAGCATAGCAGACACGGCAAAACTTACGTCAGACACGCTCAGAGTGGGAGGAAAAGACTACATCACCCCGGCCGGCATTAACGCCAACAATCAGAAAATAACCAACACAGCGGACGGAAACATAGAGTCAGGCTCAAAAGACGCAATTAACGGCGGACAGCTGTATGATTACAGCAAAGTCAAAATTATCGGCAGCGAAGAAACTGTTTTGAGTGAAAACCTCAACAGCGGCGGCGGCATAGAAATAGCAGCCGGAGAAAACATTGAGTTTTCAACAAGCGGCAACAAACTGACAATCAACGCGACAGGCGGAAGCGGCGGATATGACGCGAAAGCGGTACACTACGACACCGATGAAGACGGCAACAGACTGAACAGCGTAACGCTGAAAGACACGGAGGATGGAACAGAAACGGCAGTAACGCTTCACAACGTAGCGGCTGGTACGCAAGACACAGACGCTGTTAACCTCAAACAAATGAAAGACGCGATAGGTTCCGGAGTAGGGTCACGCGGAGTGGCGTACGATGACGATACGAGAGAAACTATAACACTCGGCAACGGAACAGGAACGCCTGCGAAAATCACCAACCTTATGGCGGGAGAAGTATCGCCGACATCAACGGATGCAATCAACGGCGCGCAGCTTTACGCGAGAGACCTTGCGATAAACGCCAACACGCAGGAAATCCGCGAAGTCGGCGCAATATCGGCGGCACTTGCCGGACTGCACTTTGTAGAACCGTCAGGCGAAAACGGCGACAAACTTGTAGGAGCGGTGGCGTACGGTGGATACAGAGGCGCTAACGCGGAAGCGATAGGACTTGCCTACAAACCGAATCCGAATATGATGCTCTCAGCGTCAACGTCAATAAGCAACGGAAACGACAGCCAGAACGCGTACAACGTCGGTTTCAGCCTGAAATTCGGCAAGGGCGAAACGGCGGTAACGCGCGCGGCGCTTCAGAAACAGGTGAAATATCTGAACGGCGAAATTGAAACGCTGAAGAACGACAAGGCAGCACAGGGCGAACTTATCAAGCAGCTGCTTGAAAGGATTGAAAAACTGGAGAATAAATAA
- a CDS encoding RsmB/NOP family class I SAM-dependent RNA methyltransferase, producing MRGIEAALHVCMDASSGTFASEALRKLYPEINSGDRDVAALLVYCTLRRQGLWKHLMLKYCRRNARALSFRTQTALMIGIAGLVELKHFAAPVLINAVLQAVKASGRDSDVQDVKTVHAVLRSVSEEAPEYLETLKKAASVSDQALYWGVPGWAAAQWAKERQIAEAKKLIKAMGMKTYLSLRLRSDVDREVWIKEYGEKCGKKAWASDLLANSVRTASTDYPPSLPGYSEGKVSPQTESSMFVVNLLAGRYKDGAILDMCSGRGVKTRQLIDMFPLAQIEAWDISPAKIQTAKLELMKLHAGSRVQLRIGDALKLKPKTAPSLVLLDAPCSGSGTWGRHPEGKWRMKPEDVDESAKLQKMLLERAADIVQPGGIVAYMTCSSFRKENEEVVADLLSKRKDIVELPVKTEHKFMQKGRPYGVVINPVQPWTDGFYAALLLKRRQEGNNA from the coding sequence ATGAGAGGCATAGAAGCTGCACTTCATGTCTGTATGGATGCAAGCTCGGGAACGTTTGCATCGGAAGCTTTAAGAAAACTTTATCCGGAAATAAATTCGGGCGACAGGGACGTCGCCGCGCTTCTTGTCTACTGCACTCTGAGAAGGCAGGGCTTGTGGAAGCATCTTATGCTCAAATATTGCCGGCGCAATGCAAGGGCGCTTTCGTTCAGAACGCAGACCGCTCTTATGATCGGTATCGCCGGACTTGTCGAGCTTAAACATTTTGCCGCGCCGGTTCTTATCAACGCGGTTTTGCAGGCAGTTAAGGCAAGCGGAAGAGACAGCGACGTACAGGACGTTAAGACTGTCCACGCTGTACTGCGTTCCGTTTCAGAGGAAGCTCCGGAATATCTTGAAACGCTGAAAAAAGCGGCTTCCGTGAGCGATCAGGCGCTTTACTGGGGCGTTCCGGGCTGGGCTGCGGCGCAATGGGCAAAAGAACGGCAGATTGCCGAAGCCAAAAAGCTTATAAAAGCCATGGGCATGAAAACCTATCTGTCGCTCAGGCTCAGAAGCGATGTTGACCGTGAAGTGTGGATAAAGGAATACGGAGAAAAATGCGGGAAGAAAGCATGGGCGTCGGATTTGCTTGCCAATTCCGTGCGTACCGCGTCAACGGATTATCCTCCGTCTCTCCCGGGCTACAGCGAAGGAAAAGTTTCGCCGCAGACAGAGTCGTCCATGTTTGTTGTCAATTTGCTTGCCGGACGTTACAAGGACGGCGCCATTCTTGACATGTGCAGCGGAAGGGGAGTTAAAACGCGCCAGCTGATTGATATGTTCCCGCTTGCGCAGATAGAGGCGTGGGACATTTCCCCCGCTAAAATACAGACCGCGAAGCTTGAACTGATGAAACTTCATGCAGGCAGCCGCGTTCAGCTGCGCATCGGAGACGCGCTTAAACTGAAGCCGAAAACAGCGCCATCGCTTGTACTGCTTGATGCCCCCTGTTCAGGTTCCGGAACGTGGGGAAGACATCCGGAGGGCAAATGGCGGATGAAGCCTGAAGATGTCGATGAGAGCGCAAAACTGCAGAAAATGCTGCTTGAGCGTGCCGCAGACATTGTGCAGCCAGGCGGAATTGTTGCGTACATGACCTGCTCAAGCTTCAGAAAAGAAAATGAAGAGGTAGTGGCGGACCTGTTGTCAAAGAGAAAAGATATTGTGGAGCTGCCTGTAAAAACAGAACATAAATTCATGCAGAAAGGCAGACCGTACGGTGTGGTAATAAATCCCGTCCAGCCTTGGACGGACGGATTTTACGCCGCGCTGCTTTTGAAACGCAGACAGGAGGGAAACAATGCGTAA
- a CDS encoding N-acetylmuramoyl-L-alanine amidase has translation MKIKACVKFMLPVLLLVFCIAPCRAAVIAVNAGHQAKSDLEKEPIGPGSTILKYKVSCGPRGVASGMPEHELNLLNAVLLEKELAKRGHKVIMVRQSSDVNISNRERAAFALENGAELIINLHANARGARQPKDTHGAMTLCRSARNSFNPALYPKERKLAEAVQKGLCKATGAKNLGIVETDVMTGINWSSVPSVIVEVGYMTNETEDMLLQDEKYRAKAAFGIAEGIENYLRSR, from the coding sequence ATGAAAATTAAAGCTTGTGTAAAATTTATGCTGCCTGTATTGCTTCTTGTCTTTTGCATCGCGCCCTGCCGCGCGGCGGTTATTGCCGTAAACGCGGGGCATCAGGCGAAGTCCGATTTGGAAAAAGAACCTATCGGGCCCGGCTCAACAATACTGAAATATAAGGTTTCCTGCGGCCCGCGCGGTGTCGCAAGCGGTATGCCCGAGCATGAGCTCAATCTGCTGAATGCCGTGCTGCTTGAAAAAGAGCTTGCGAAGCGCGGACATAAGGTTATTATGGTCAGACAAAGCAGCGACGTCAATATAAGCAACAGGGAACGTGCCGCGTTTGCGCTGGAAAACGGGGCGGAGCTGATAATAAACCTTCACGCGAACGCCCGTGGGGCAAGACAGCCGAAGGATACGCACGGCGCCATGACGCTTTGCAGAAGCGCGCGCAACAGCTTTAATCCCGCTCTGTACCCTAAGGAAAGAAAACTTGCCGAAGCGGTGCAGAAAGGGCTTTGCAAAGCAACGGGGGCGAAAAATCTCGGCATAGTGGAAACGGACGTTATGACAGGGATAAACTGGAGCAGCGTTCCGTCGGTGATAGTCGAGGTCGGCTATATGACGAACGAAACGGAGGATATGCTGCTTCAGGACGAAAAATACCGAGCCAAAGCCGCCTTTGGCATAGCGGAAGGAATAGAAAATTACCTGCGGAGCAGGTAA
- a CDS encoding DegT/DnrJ/EryC1/StrS family aminotransferase: protein MKQRGGIFVADSEVLRAEKFAARYFETKAVRFSRAEDALLAVLSALDLPCGSEIVVSANLCTDISDFARSRGLKLVFSGLCPCSFAPSQEDVASKLTERTKAVVVSHSFGRLSSFEELAEKLKQKNIPLIEECAGCTGSVYFSDEKILRPGASGIGCIIEPEFALICCQDEAFAEKLPLSDSISAANFMCRQPDFERVNGRRRLAVSKYRLLIHEKALLPFVSFPQFGGASFASASVCPLCVKDRDALKEYLESQSISCGTLPYAFENTGCPVFEKLKNELLLLPAEMEISEAEQEEIVSRIKYFYRDKNHNLQ from the coding sequence ATGAAACAGCGCGGAGGTATCTTTGTGGCAGACAGCGAAGTTCTGAGAGCCGAAAAATTTGCGGCGCGGTATTTCGAAACGAAAGCGGTGCGCTTCAGCAGAGCGGAAGACGCACTGTTGGCCGTACTTTCCGCTTTGGATTTGCCTTGCGGCAGCGAGATAGTCGTTTCCGCAAATCTCTGTACGGATATTTCAGATTTTGCGCGAAGCAGAGGACTTAAGCTTGTATTCAGCGGCTTGTGCCCCTGCAGCTTTGCCCCATCGCAGGAAGATGTTGCTTCAAAGCTTACGGAGAGGACAAAGGCTGTTGTCGTTTCACACAGCTTTGGTAGACTGAGCAGTTTTGAGGAGCTTGCCGAGAAGCTGAAACAGAAGAATATCCCTCTCATAGAGGAATGTGCCGGCTGCACAGGTTCAGTATATTTTTCGGACGAAAAAATCCTGCGCCCCGGTGCGTCGGGAATCGGCTGTATCATTGAACCTGAATTTGCCCTTATATGCTGTCAGGATGAAGCGTTTGCCGAAAAACTTCCGTTGTCAGACAGTATTTCCGCGGCAAATTTCATGTGCCGGCAGCCTGATTTTGAAAGAGTGAACGGCAGACGCAGACTTGCCGTTTCCAAATACCGCCTGCTGATACATGAAAAAGCCCTGCTTCCGTTTGTGTCGTTTCCGCAGTTTGGCGGCGCATCGTTTGCTTCGGCTTCCGTCTGCCCGCTGTGCGTGAAGGACAGGGACGCGCTGAAAGAATATCTTGAATCGCAGTCAATCAGTTGCGGAACTCTGCCTTACGCTTTTGAAAATACAGGCTGTCCTGTTTTTGAAAAGCTGAAAAACGAACTGCTTCTGCTTCCCGCAGAAATGGAAATTTCCGAAGCGGAGCAGGAAGAAATTGTTTCGCGCATTAAGTATTTTTACCGAGACAAAAACCATAATCTGCAGTAA
- the arsD gene encoding arsenite efflux transporter metallochaperone ArsD produces MTGKLAVYEQAACCITGICGAKANPELLRMSSVYETLKAKGIEMEIYNLSRSPKAFAENKQVIAYLKKHGEKALPVCTLDGEIAVEGRYPTNSEIIEALGLEKTALDELLPPGRLLCER; encoded by the coding sequence ATGACGGGTAAACTTGCGGTCTATGAACAGGCTGCCTGCTGTATCACCGGAATTTGCGGAGCAAAGGCGAATCCCGAGCTGCTGCGTATGTCTTCCGTGTACGAAACGCTGAAAGCAAAGGGAATTGAAATGGAAATATACAATCTTTCGCGGAGTCCCAAAGCCTTTGCCGAGAACAAGCAGGTCATCGCGTATCTGAAAAAGCACGGAGAAAAGGCTCTGCCTGTCTGCACGCTGGACGGAGAAATAGCGGTTGAGGGGCGGTATCCGACTAACAGCGAGATTATTGAAGCGCTTGGACTTGAAAAAACGGCACTTGACGAACTGCTTCCGCCGGGGAGACTGCTTTGCGAGAGGTGA
- a CDS encoding Ppx/GppA family phosphatase, with protein MKQAVVEIGTNSVKYTVAELSDGVVSFVKDVNTVTRLGEGLKDSGMLSAEAMERTARVVADYVEQAHEDGAEQIEVVGTMALRSAGNSSRFEVRVKELAHIGLRIISGEEEARLSFESVLCEVPKSVLRDLLVFDLGGGSTEFVYSCFGKITRAFSVNIGSVELTEKFLPEAPAPLSAVSRLKAVIRAELVKNGVKGRPACLVGTGGNLTTLFMLKSAMPEYDAEKLSGMTISKTELEALIKELACRTFDERRAMPGMNPARADIVLAGACAASAIMEITESRSLTLSLRGLRHALLAEMLSR; from the coding sequence ATGAAACAGGCAGTAGTGGAGATAGGGACGAATTCGGTCAAGTACACCGTTGCGGAGCTTTCGGACGGAGTCGTTTCCTTTGTGAAGGACGTCAATACCGTGACGCGGCTCGGCGAGGGGCTGAAGGACAGCGGGATGCTTTCCGCGGAAGCGATGGAGCGCACCGCCCGCGTTGTTGCGGATTACGTGGAGCAGGCTCACGAAGACGGCGCCGAGCAGATTGAGGTGGTCGGGACGATGGCTCTGCGTTCTGCCGGAAACAGCAGCAGATTTGAAGTAAGGGTGAAGGAACTTGCCCATATAGGACTGCGTATCATTTCCGGCGAGGAGGAAGCAAGGCTTTCTTTTGAGTCTGTTCTTTGCGAAGTGCCGAAATCTGTGCTGCGCGACCTGCTTGTTTTTGATCTCGGGGGCGGCAGCACGGAGTTTGTATATTCGTGTTTCGGCAAAATTACGAGGGCTTTCAGCGTAAATATCGGCTCCGTGGAGCTGACGGAAAAATTTCTGCCCGAAGCCCCCGCTCCTTTAAGCGCTGTTTCGCGTCTTAAAGCCGTTATAAGGGCAGAACTTGTCAAAAATGGTGTGAAAGGTCGTCCGGCGTGTCTTGTGGGGACAGGGGGCAATTTAACGACGCTTTTCATGCTTAAATCCGCAATGCCGGAATACGATGCGGAGAAGCTCAGCGGAATGACGATTTCAAAAACTGAGCTTGAAGCCCTGATAAAAGAGCTTGCGTGCAGAACGTTTGACGAGCGCAGGGCAATGCCGGGAATGAATCCGGCAAGAGCGGATATAGTGCTTGCCGGAGCCTGCGCGGCTTCAGCGATAATGGAAATAACCGAAAGCCGTTCGCTGACGCTCAGCCTGCGCGGTTTAAGACACGCGCTGCTTGCGGAGATGCTGTCGCGATGA
- a CDS encoding zinc metallopeptidase — MILLIPALLFSLWAQFKVKSAFAEYSGAASSRGVTSDDAARAILDANGLRNVRIEHIAGELTDHYDPRAKVLRLSQSVAGSTSIAAIGVAAHECGHAVQDAVGYAPLKIRNSIVPVVNICSTLSMPLFFIGFLFNYLALIDLGILFFCGVLVFHAITLPVEFDASGRALKILSGNGFLNGAEISGAKKVLTAAALTYVSAMVMSALQLLRLILLRNQRRD, encoded by the coding sequence ATGATTCTTCTTATTCCGGCACTGTTGTTTTCCTTATGGGCGCAGTTCAAGGTAAAATCCGCGTTTGCGGAATATTCAGGCGCTGCGTCTTCCCGCGGTGTAACTTCGGACGATGCGGCGAGGGCGATTCTTGACGCCAACGGTCTGCGGAATGTCAGAATAGAGCATATAGCAGGCGAGCTTACCGACCACTACGACCCTCGCGCAAAGGTTCTCCGTCTGTCGCAGAGTGTTGCGGGCAGCACAAGCATAGCGGCTATAGGGGTTGCGGCTCATGAATGCGGACACGCGGTTCAGGACGCTGTGGGTTATGCCCCGCTGAAAATAAGAAACAGCATAGTTCCGGTTGTCAATATCTGCTCAACGCTTTCAATGCCGCTGTTTTTCATAGGCTTTTTGTTCAATTATCTTGCGCTGATAGACCTCGGAATACTGTTTTTCTGCGGTGTGCTTGTTTTTCACGCGATTACGCTTCCTGTCGAGTTTGACGCAAGCGGCAGGGCTTTGAAGATTCTTTCCGGCAACGGTTTTTTGAACGGGGCTGAAATTTCAGGGGCAAAAAAGGTGCTGACAGCTGCTGCCCTTACCTACGTTTCGGCGATGGTTATGTCCGCGCTGCAGCTTCTCAGACTTATTTTGCTCAGAAATCAGCGGAGAGATTAA
- a CDS encoding butyryl-CoA:acetate CoA-transferase has protein sequence MDFSKEYRKKLTTASKAAACIKSGMWVDYGWTTGIPCAVDAELAKRLPKLHNVNFRGGILLWEPEIFKIEDPAAHMTWNSWHMTGFARKRIPDGFVFYAPVRYSELPRYYRDSLHSDVAVFQVAPMDGKGYFNFGPNASHMAAVCETADKIIVEVNKNMPRCLGGFGTEIHISDVDMIVEGDNPEIGIMPAAPATDVDRKVAELIVAEIPDGACLQLGIGGMPNAVGSLIARSDLKELGVHTEMYVDAYLEMAKAGKITGTHKALDKGRQVYTFAAGSSELYEYINENPQCMCAPVDYVNDIRTIAQLDNFISINNTVDLDLFGQISAESAGTRHISGAGGQLDFVLGAYLSKGGKSFICCSSSFKMKDGTTKSRIVPTLSQGSIVTDTRANTNYVVTEYGIVNLKGKSTWERAEALVSIAHPDFREELIAAAEKLHIWKRSNKR, from the coding sequence ATGGATTTCTCAAAGGAATACAGGAAAAAACTGACGACTGCCTCTAAAGCGGCAGCCTGCATAAAATCAGGCATGTGGGTTGATTACGGCTGGACGACAGGAATTCCGTGCGCGGTTGACGCCGAGCTTGCGAAACGCCTTCCGAAGCTGCACAACGTTAATTTCCGCGGTGGTATTCTGCTTTGGGAACCTGAAATTTTCAAAATAGAAGATCCCGCAGCGCACATGACGTGGAATTCATGGCACATGACAGGCTTTGCAAGAAAAAGGATCCCCGATGGTTTTGTTTTTTATGCGCCGGTAAGATATTCCGAGCTTCCGCGGTATTACAGGGACAGCCTGCATTCGGACGTTGCTGTTTTTCAGGTTGCGCCTATGGACGGCAAGGGTTATTTCAATTTCGGTCCCAACGCTTCGCACATGGCGGCAGTCTGCGAAACGGCGGACAAAATTATTGTTGAGGTGAACAAAAATATGCCGCGCTGTCTCGGCGGTTTCGGAACCGAGATACATATATCGGACGTTGACATGATTGTTGAAGGGGACAATCCCGAAATCGGCATAATGCCCGCCGCTCCGGCGACGGACGTTGACAGAAAGGTCGCGGAGCTTATCGTTGCGGAGATTCCGGACGGGGCATGCCTGCAGCTTGGAATAGGCGGAATGCCGAACGCGGTCGGAAGCCTTATCGCCCGGTCTGACCTTAAGGAGCTCGGTGTTCATACCGAAATGTACGTTGACGCGTATCTTGAAATGGCAAAGGCGGGCAAGATTACAGGCACGCATAAGGCGCTGGATAAAGGCCGCCAGGTGTACACTTTTGCCGCGGGCAGCAGCGAACTGTACGAATATATAAACGAAAATCCGCAGTGCATGTGCGCTCCCGTTGATTACGTCAATGATATACGCACTATTGCGCAGCTCGACAACTTTATATCCATAAACAATACGGTAGATCTCGACCTTTTCGGACAGATCAGCGCCGAAAGCGCCGGAACGAGACACATCAGCGGAGCTGGCGGGCAGCTTGATTTTGTTCTCGGAGCGTATCTTTCAAAGGGCGGAAAAAGCTTTATATGCTGTTCTTCCTCATTCAAAATGAAAGACGGTACAACGAAATCACGCATTGTTCCTACGCTCAGCCAGGGCTCAATAGTAACGGATACGCGCGCCAATACAAACTACGTCGTTACCGAGTACGGCATTGTAAATCTTAAGGGAAAATCAACCTGGGAACGCGCGGAGGCTCTTGTTTCAATCGCGCATCCCGATTTCAGGGAAGAGCTGATTGCCGCTGCGGAGAAGCTGCATATCTGGAAGCGGAGCAATAAAAGATAG